The Juglans regia cultivar Chandler chromosome 1, Walnut 2.0, whole genome shotgun sequence nucleotide sequence CAACAGAAGTAAAACAAagataggaaaagaaaacattgaCACTGAAGTGAGGTAAGTACCTGATGTAATTGCATATTGCAATTAGTGCATTAGTTAATGTACCATTAGTACTAATCAATATTCTTGGTGCTGGTTACTTTAAGTTCCAAACCTCAACAATAAATGTTCTCAAGTTTTATCTGATGTATTATAGCCTCCCTAACCTTAAGACCCTATCTAGTTATGTGCTGAAATAAATAGTGACATTTGCAGCATAGTTTAGAAGACCAGCATAAAACCATAATTTAACATGAAAATGACATAATAAAGGTATTCTGCccaactcaataaaacatgttGAATCTTCTGTCTAATGCAGTTccaataaaagagtaatattaagaaaatcaaAGGTGAGGAAGTTCTGCAAGGATAATATCAACAACAAACCTGAAGCGTACCACGAGGTATAGAAACTGCCTCCCATTTATTTACATAAGAATCATTGCTCCTTTGAAGAAACTCCAATGCCCTCACAACCTGCCATTAAGTCATGCCATGTTTTTAtgccaacatttttttattggcaccgagtATCCGAAACAATGTCCCGACTAATCTCGAGGGtccacaggccctcggcaaggagtttcctgcaagtgtacctcgggtaattcaaggggaagctcccccagtccgatggcccctagaaattgtttgcacctaggaggatttgaaccttagacctggagggggcataccaccaagaccaaggcctttaccgcttgagccaacccctaggggttgccAACATTTTAACTAGATGCTCTCAATTAATACTGGAAGCAAGGAATTATATGAACCCGCGGTGCCCATCAAGGAATAAGCAGCAAAGTTATAAGAATCACTCACTCGTTCTAAAGGCAAAAAAAATGCTGATGCACTAGATGACTTGCTCCCAGCATTCAAAGCCACTGCCCTGCCCTGCCAATCAATAACAGGGGAACCACTAGAACCACCTTTAGTCCCAGATGCAGCCTGTAAGCAAACAAATCAATAACTAAGGAGATCGGCAAAGGAACATTCaataaagaagaaatgagaaCATTCGGTACAAGCTGCAACAAAGCAGATTGGTTATTTGGCAAGACCATCAAATGACCAAATGCGTAAAAAATTTGACAGGCCCCAAGGCACACATATCAAGagtaattttttataggtaCATACCAAGCCACATATAGGCTTATACCCTAAAAGAACTAatcaatggtacaattggagcccataggaaatcattataaagagcaaaagcTTCCTCTCCCAAGCCATATGGGATCCAATTCACCACCTATACTTCCCCAGTGCGAGGTATCATAATCTCTCGCTTTAAACTCCCAAAGTTCTTGTCTAAATAGCATGGCTCAAGTACCACACTTTTGGTTAGGATTGGCtttgatactatttgtaacACCTCAATGGAGGCCCAAGCCGCATCAGGTCCCATACTCCAAAAGACTGGGCAATGGTATAATTAGAGCtcattaaaatcattataaagagcaataatttCTCCCTCCCAAGTTGTGTGGGATTTCATTCACCACCTATGCTCACTTattatgaggtatcacaattgttttcctttttttttttttaaaaaaattctttatagGTACATCTTCTTAAGAGAAATGAGACAGGAATATTAGTGGACATTGTTTTTCTTTGATGAGATCGTTAAACTTTattgataagtaagaaatatTGGTGAACAATAGAATGTGTATGGAGACACTCTTTAATATTTCATAAGTAGAACCCTGTCTATCATTCATTCACTTGGTCTAACCAAACCAATCAGAATATCAGCCATTTCCATGCAATCAATGCCTACAAGTGTCTATAATAGCTTCACAACAACTTTAAACATGTTTGACTTATGTTTCTATTAGatttcactattattaaaaattatattccgcTTTCTCATTTAAACCAAGTTACTCCATACCCTGCTAAAGATCATCAAGGGATATGCCATATTAGACGACTATCACATTATAATAGGCTAGTTTACTTTGAAACAAAACTATCATGTTGCAAGTACAAACGATTAAGATACTTACTTGCATGTAGAATGTATTGAAGTCATTGTAGCCATCCCTGCtccaaaaacaaatcattatatagcaataCTGAACagatctcttcttttttttctagtaACTAGTGAGACTGTGGAATCATTGATCAACACGGAAAGCTGTTCAAAATATCAAAGGTACACAAACATGTGACTCCTAGCTTGGTTTGATTTACAGTTCCTGTATAAGGTTGACAAGAAGCCATGACCAACACCTAGCAAGCATCAcgtttttaaaagttttatgaCAACAGgaaaatcaaaatcactaaCTCAGTTTCACAGACCTATGTATCATCCCATAAGCAATAGATGTATAGAAGTTGCACACGCATACAATTATATAAGAGAAACAAAACCAGAATTTATTTCTATGGACCatagctgtagattttaatggcctcgTTTTCCTAGATAAGTGtttcctcttgtataccatattgtgtacctgggctatgcctattcctCATTAAgacaatcgtttacttataaaataaaataaaaccagaaTTTCCCAAGGGAAAAGAATTTCTAATATGATCAAGTTGTTACAAGTTAAcgtcatttaattttttatgggtaaTAGATCTAGAGCAAATGTGTGCGGATACGAAAGAGTACAGAAGATTAATAGGGAGttaatatcatttaattctGTGTAGAAATATGCATTTCTTCGAAAAGAGTAAAGGAAATCAAATAGAAATTTAGTAAAGCCACACATACTTTTTATAATGAGGAGCATCTCTATCTAATCGAGCAAGAGTGCCAGCCAAAATGGAAACCTGTAACAAAGCCAAATTAATGAAGGAAGATTCACCAAAATAAAAGGCAATATTGTAGTAGGTTCCTTTTCTCTTGACGTTAACACAAGcttaacaccccccccccccctcccttaAAAAACTGCTTTGAGAGGAATGAAAGATAATTGTGTCATCTTAGTGAAAGGAAAGGACTAGCCaagtttggggagtgagatgagataagaattttgtgagtagtagtaagatagtttatgaatagtaatgagagtttgagttgagtatttttggGTTTTAGAAAAGGagtaaaaaaagttaaataaaaaatattataaagttaaaatattgtaagaatatagttttataatattatttttgtttgagatttgaaaaagttgaaattgttttttatttttatttgaaaaattgaaaagactgtaatgattagtttgaaaattttgtatttgaattatgtttggaataagatgggatgagattagatgagaattttacGTCTCATCCCATGGCCCAAACCTGCCCTAGCAAAATTGAGTATACATTGGCTTTAAAGATAACTTTGCAGTAAGGCAGCAGTTAAGTTGGACATGACATCAACTTGCCATCGAGGCTTGGATTAGTGGGTGACTAGTTCTaccactcacacacacacattggCAGGTGTGTTTGTATGGTCAGGCATAACGATGATGTCATAGATCAAGGACTGAAGTCTGTCAAACCATGTTGTTGCATTAAACTCTCCCAATGTTAAAAAGCTAATTGGGTTCTACGAGTGATGTCCAGTCCAAATCTGATGTGaataccttttcttttttttatcagtaaataagaattttataggtgaagccaagtacacgggaaTATACAAAAGCAAACCTATGCATGAGTGTCTAAAGATACAGGGAAATCATGtacgttcatgccattaaagtctattatAATCAACCAATGAGCAATACCTTTTCACCACTGTCATTACCAACAACTCTGATCTCCAGTCCAACACAGGCAGCCTCAGGGGAAAGAGGAATCTCCTCATAATTCAGAAACTGAATTGCACCAGGATCATAACGAAAGAAGCCAAAATCATGCACCTAGAAGATCATTCACACAAAGTTAGCACCACTGACAAGTACAGAGGAAAGAATAAATTGTTGAAACTAGAATAATCTCTCTCTAATCTATGTCATCATGAGGAAGAGAAGACATGCACATTCACGCAAACCTGGCAAAATACATCATCTATACACTTCAAACCAGAACTAGAGTGTGTATCATGTTAAAACCAAAGAAGTTTAAATCTCCAAGTGTAATAGCACTTAAACCCTCACACCATTTTAAAAGTAATGCGAAATGATAATAAAggtatggaaagaaaaaaacagaaatatatTAACAACCAAAAGTGCTCTGCACCTGTTTGtggtataactttttttttttttacaagtgttTGTGGTATCACTGTTAATAAACATGGGAGCCTTGGAGAAAACAAAACATCAAAGTATAGGCAAAATAACAGGGAACTAGAAACCAGGCTAGAAGTGCCAGAGAGGgagcataaaaaaataatactacaaatacgaaaatgaaaaaagcatatttttaattattataacaaaaatatggGCGACATCACATAAAAAACATGGATCCTGGCCAAGTAACGAAGGAATCCTCTTCCCTCCATTTGGTGATTAAATAAGACTAGAAGATTAAAGGTTCGAACTAGCAAGATATAGCATAAAGGCTAGAGTTTTGCCAGGCGAGATCAGATTCTCAGGTTCTTATTATGTTAGATGAAGTGGGCCATATAGCTTCTAAGACATcagtaaaataaacaaaatgaaagcaggaaaatagaaaaagaagcTAAGGAGCTTCTTTAGCACAAACAACTTGCAGACCAACCTGTTACCTCCTCAAGTTTCACACCTAAAGATCAAATTAGTTTCCATTAAAAATTCCCTAaggcccgtttggatgttgagatgagatgagaaatctatgaatattagtgaaatggtttgagttaagatgttttattggattttgaaaaataagagaaaaaaaagttgaataaaaatattataaagttaaaatattattagaatatttttttttaattttttttttaattttttaatattatttttgttttggaatttaaaattttgaattttttttttatgttttgtttggaagtttggaaaagttataatggttaagtaatgattagataaaaattttgaaaatttgaaattgaaaagtgtttgagtttgagtgatgtttggcaaagaaatgagattagatgagatgaaatggggTAGGACAAGATGGGTTGAGATAgctatccaaacgaggcctaagtcaTTGATATAATTTACAGAAGGGATTcactagtctttttttttttttccttccatgaCTTGGGTGGCAATATTCCTTGTTAATGTCGACCAAGTATCTTTGACTTAACCAATGTGTGAGTATGTTCCCCAAGTAAGCACTTAGTATTATTGGTACAAGATGGATAAAGCAGGGTTACAGATCACCTCATAACTCCTATTTGAGACACTATAAAGCCCTTGAGAGAGCAATCAGACAAATGTTTCAATCTTTAGCAAAGTTGCGGTGAGAAATCCAACTCCTCTTGGGGTTTTCAAGTACTGTCAAAAGGACAATACCATGGGTAGTGATAACGGCCATACGAATTTCCATAAGTTCCATCGAGAGGAGAGTTCCTTTTCTCCCTAGTATGGTGCTTCATCTTCCAACCTTGATCTCTTCATTTCCATGAGAAAAATACTTAGTCCCATTGtggttttttattaatattctaacgattttcttcaagaaattaaaaacaaaagtcatCTCCTTCTAAATGGTTACAAGACTAATGAGCGTATTGGTAGACATAATATTTCGCTTATTGCTTCATTTGCTGTAAAATAGACCATATCCCATTCGTGGCTTCAAGAAAATAGACCTCATGGGTCATCTCTGGAAATTTAAGCATGAACAACGAACTCACCAATATAACCAGCCACCAGAAAACTGTTGCAATCATTTAGATATATCCCAACCAGATAAGATATCGCAAAGGCAATATATTCAACCATAAATTCTAATTAAGCTGCTATCAGACCAAAATTTGTGCAATTGAAATTAGAAGCAATCCAAGAACGAGTCTTCTTACGGGATCTCTGTATATAGGATGCACCGGGATTTCTTCACGGTTCACAAACATGGCCTCTGCAACTACAGGTcctacaaaaaataatagataagaagtgaaaaaacatagaaaaataaaaccagcCATGGGAACAATTGagtaaacaaaacacaaaattctgcTTCGTCTCCGCGCATATAAATTGCAACGGGTATCTGGTCTAAAGTGCTTCAATTTCTTACTTTTTCCACATTTTTCCCAACGAAGAAAAGAAGAGCTAccatattcaaaaatcctttttttaatcttctaaGCAAAGAAATGGAATATATGAGTACCGGGCTTGACAACATGCCGGTTGGTAAGAATGATCCCACGGCGCTTGTCGACGACGAAGCCGGTGGCGTAGCTGGCACCGGCGGACTCAGTGTCAAAGGCGCGGCAGGCAGTGGTGCGGAGAACGACCACGGCAGGGACCACCTTGCTAAGTGCCTTCCTCCAGTCCTCGGCGGTGGCCACGTTCTCACGAAAAGGAGGGTCGATCTCCATGCACAGTTCATCCTTCACGGTGCTGGCCCCATCCACGAGCCCCATCGCCTCCGATCCCAGCCTCTCCAACGGATCCCCCATTAACACAGTCAAGATTACGCTCGCCGATTCTTCTTTTTGTGGAGCTTTCTCTGAAAAGTGTGAGAgagtttagggttttagggcgTGGGGAGGAGTCTGCTTGAGTCGCCTTCAGTTGCGTGGGGAAGTTGAGAGGAGGGGACGGAGAAAGAGACAGGATTTAATATGCGCGCGCGTGTGTTGTCTGTCCGTTGGGGCTTTCCGCTTTCGTTCGGCTGAAGTCTGACTACGAGGCTGGTTTTGAGTGAGCAATGAAGCTTTTCGCTTTGGGTTTTGATAGGATCGGCCACCGTAAATTGGACACCATACGTGGCAATccgttttttttgttttttatttttttttaaatataaaacatgCGTTTTGCTAGTTTTACGATTATGTTTTCTTCCCTAATTTCAATTTTCACCGCACAAAAAAACTCCTTCCTCACCTGCATCGCATCTTTTCTCTGCCCACTGCCACCAGTGAGTGGCAGTGACGCCGTCTCTCTATCCAGCAACACCGAGCGATGTTTTTTTGTCTACACAGCTCGTCGCCCAGTTCTCTTACATCCTTGTCATCCACCCATCTTCTTTTATACCTCGACGTGAGAGGTAGAGAAATCGGGAAACACAATTGGTGAGAGTTTACCATGAGAAGAAACGACGAGCCTAGGGTGTACCAACGGCATCTTCTGGTTACGTTAGTGATTCACGACTGCTCCGTCGTGGGTCTAGAGCAGGATCAACTGGTGGCAACGTGAGTATGTTTCTCTGTTTCGATGGAGAAACACATAACACTCCCTCTATAAATTTTTGGTGGCTGGTACAATAGAGATTAGGAGCTGCAATGATGGTGGTTGGTGCAAGTCTGTGGGGAAGCGTCCCACGATTGAGGCAAGATGGATGGTGGCAAGTGGCTGGCAACTTGCGTCACTGGCGACGAAGGTGcagagtaaaaataaaaaataaaaatacttgctctgtttttggaggCTAAAAATAGAGGGCCACTAGTAATGGTTTCTGGTGACTTGGTGATGATGGTCTTGGGCGAAGGCTTGGGTCCACGTCAAGGTGGCTTAGGTTGCTTTCTGAACGTGGAGGCAGCTGCTAGTGCGAAGAATTGAGTGGCTAAAAACAGAAGGCCACTAGTAATGGTTTCAAGGTCTGTGCGTGAAACTACACTGTAATTATGAGCGACAGAGGGAGAATGAGAGTGGGGTTGGGAGATGGGGCTTGGTCGTCGACTTTTAGCAGTTCTTTTCAAGCTTTGTAATGAAGATGAACTGACTGAGTGTAAATTTAGATATTTAATTGCTTGCATTCGTGCTTTATAGAATAGCAAAGCTTCAAGTTAGGATTCAAGTGATGGAATAAATCGAAAAGTATTTATTAACATGATGCATTTTCGTCCTGCTCATTTGATCGATCAAGTGGCCAAAATTTCAACCTCTGAATCCTCTTTAGATCACCATATCTGTCAAAGTAATGCACTGGGTGAGAGAGGAACGGGCTAtggggagaaggagaaggaggaaaaagaaataaaaaaaattggatcacCTTTACACATAAGGTGTGCTTTGGTTGATGCTAAACAGTGACTGATACCAAGactttttatttcacttttggAGAAATGAGAAAGGAGGAGGGCTAGCACCATCTAGTCGATGCGGGAATTAGGGGCCTCTATAAGATAGGGGTGAAAAACCGACCCCTTGGTTCGGTTTTGTCCAAAAATCGAAACCGACCGAAAACTACTATTTTGGAACCGGCCGTGTAAGGGATAAAACTGGCCTTCTCAATTGTCGGCCGGTTCATGATCGGTTTGTTGGAAATCAGATCTTCACGGTGTGTCTTGCAGTTCAATAATTCAATTAGCCATTCAATCTCACCactaaattcaaaatatacagCAAATCCAAAATTAGAAAAGCATAATCATCTAAGAATCCAGCAACATCCAAGGAGCTAGATTACTAGAATTACAGAACTGGATGGgcatagacaaaaaaaaaaatagaatcaagaaaataaacaaaaaaaatttcggattgaaaataaacaaaaaaaaaaagaaaaaaatggattaCAAAACTCTGTAGGCGTGGGATGCACCGTTTGCAGGAGGGATGTGGACGTCATGGAGGCTGGGCCGCTACCACTGCGATGCTGATGCCGCTGGAGAGTGGAGACTAGAGGAGGGCTGCAGACACTAGAGAGTGGAGACTGGAGACTGGAGTGGAAGCTGGGCTGCTGTCGCTTATGCCATTACCGCTGGAGAGTGGAGATTGAGAGGAAGGTTGCGTCGCTGTAGGCGTGGGATGCACCGTTTGCAGGAGGGATGTGGACGTCATGGAGGCTGGGCCGCTACCACTGCGATGCTGATGCCGCTGGAGAGTGGAGACTAGAGGAGGGCTGCAGACACTAGAGAGTGGAGACTGGAGACTGGAGTGGAAGCTGGGCTGCTGTCGCTTATGCCATTACCGCTGGAGAGTGGAGATTGAGAGGAAGGTTGCGTCGCTGCAAATGTTGGAAGGGATGGGAGGAGTGCTAAGGGAGTGAGGGGCCGCTCTAAATGAGAAGAGATTGAGAGGAGGGTTGTTTAAACCTTAGGCACAAACGAtgacattttctctctctctctctctcttttaaacTGCATAagaaaaacgacgtcgtttcacttatttaattgaaacaacgtcgttttagaatggattatatatataataggtttAAGACGTCGACCGGTTTAGCAGTTTTCTTCTGGTTCGAATCGATACCGAATCGGCCGACGCCGGTTTTGATAAAATTACACTACCCGTCGATCGGTTCTCTGCCagtttcggccggttccgagCTCGGCTGACTGGTCTGAGTCGATCTCGATCGGTTCTTCGGTTTCTTGTATAGCCCTactataagataaaataaatgagttgaaatgatttataaataataataaaatgattaattaaaattagatgaaataagatgaagtattttatcttatttttgtatttaaataaataagtttcgtttgtataaaaaaattaaaagttaaataaaatattattagaatattatttttattttaatatttaaaaaaataaattatttattatattttatataaaaatttaaaaacttataataattataattgatgagatgatttataaaaataaatgagatctTATATTTTTCCAGTACTCGAGAAACTTGCCCGACAAGGGAATCCAATGTAATAAAGTTACAGTAATTTGCTCATAATGAtgaacattttaagaaaaaaaaaagattttatatcaCTATTTTACACTATTTGCCATCGAAATTTTGAATGTcccaaatttaaaattaaaataaaatcattctgACTGTTATATAAcaggtaataaaaaaaaaaaaggtggtaaCTGCTTATTGCTTggtcccaaaaaataaaaaaaccagaaGCAGCCAATCGatccataaattataattttccaGGAGACTCATGTGACATGTGCAGCAGGCCCTTTACGAGATTCAAGGTCTGATCGCGACTTTGACCATTGCATTTTACCTAAAATCCAAAACAAGCTTTGAATAAAGTATCATATCATGTGTATCAATCAATCATCGAAATTTCTTCCCCACTACAGAAAAGTTGCTTACACCCTTTGCTTCGCCTAATTATGGCAACCAATATAATGAGAAGACAATTCTCACTAaacttgtaaatttatttttatataattttttgtgattaaagagAAACGACAGCAAAAAAATATGTCGATTAATGCACGAAACTGCAAGGCGAGGTCCTCGACTCCCTCGTCCCTTAATCtaagctttttgtttttttcttcttcttcttcgaatTTAAGTGCCAGCCAAATTAATATGTGCTTCATGCAGCATGCGTACATTTCGACAAGAGTGATGAGTTTACGTAAACTCTTTACAAAACCTAAAAATGAAATCCTCGTATATACGTACTTCATTCTGTGAGAGGACAATGCCAATGAAGACTCCCACTTCATTGAATCTTATATACTGTAACCGTTTAATTTATCTATGATAAGCTTGCttagatagataataaaataaaataaaaaaagaactgtATATAGTACACTAATCTGTAGTACTGCACCTAACGCCAATCTTAGCAAAATATCTCATAAGCAAAGCAAGATCTCCGATGAATGTTTCTTTTGATAAGATTGAAATTTAAACTGATCAGCgcaatctcaaaacaaaaaaaaaaatgaagaaattgaaaacatGAGTAGATAGCCCAATATTGCAAGCTTGTTGCGGAAAATTGAAGGCTCCTGATCGAAACTGGCCAGTAACTgcaagtactatatatattaggcTGCAGAAGCTCTCAGAAATAATCCACCTCGGGCTAAGTCCTTGAGAGGTTTGTGTGTGAATCTGATTAGATTATAGGCAAAAGCTCCAGCAATCGCTCCAATAATTGGCCCTACTATATACACCCATAATCCTTTATAGACATGCTTTACAATTGCAGGCCCTATGCTCCTTGCCGGATTCATCGAAGCTCCTGAAATCGGCCTGCAATTGATCAtgtaagtatttaagtattatattTGAACAGTGTTTAGCAGAGAAGAATAACGAGCGCTTCGACTTGAGAtgccatgtatatataatattagcaTAGACACATAACAGAGAACTACCCAGCAACAAAGACATTTAATAGTATAGTCATTCCAACGGCAAGTCCCGATAGTTCTCCAATCtgtcaaaatagaaaaaatggtaACTAAATCAGATTtattatcctatatatataccaaataaattaataaaagatcatatatgatttttttatacaacTAGTCACTAATTTTAATTGACAGAAACCAAAAGATCATCCATCAAGCCCTTTTCTAAGTACTAGAGTCTAGTGCTATTGTGTCGTCCTCAACTACATTTCGTGCTGATCATTAGTTGTGCATATCCCACAAATTAATTGTTTTCTTGATGCAGTCGAACAAAACATATATTCGATATATCAATACAAAGAGTTATAATGAGAAAGTGACAAGCAATATATGGTTTTTTTCGATGCTCTTAATTAAATAGGTAAGTGTGTAAGTGACAAATTTTAAGGTTTATGATCTGGATTACATACCGCTCTATTATCTGTGCCAGTGCCGGAGATGACAAACATCAAAAGGAAGGTGATGACAATCTCCAGAACTAAGGATTGGGTGTTGGATCCAACCGGTACAGTTCCGAAGTAAGCATTCGGGGTAACATCAAGCACTAGAGCTAACGTGCAACTGGCAAGAATCGATCCCATTAGTTGAGCTGCTACGTACAAAGGAACCTGTGCAACGTTAATGGAAAAATGGATACTTATAAAGCGTCAAGTTATAGACATTAATCAGCAAATATCATGACCACTCGTGGCATAACATTTATCAtcattcctatatatatatatatatatatatatgcgtgtcgtgtgtgtgtgtgtataatcATATTTATGGGAGAAAGTAATGGTCAAGATTGCTAAGAGATgaacaaataaaatgagtcttatTGTTGGCTCATGAATCCGACCTGTTTGTAAGGAAACCGGCGAAAGATTGAGGAAGTAATGGTCACAGCGGGATTGAAGTGGGCTCCAGAAATATGACCAACAGTGTAAATCATGACCGTGACAATCAATCCCCATGTCACACATATGCCCGGAAACGTGATCGACCCATAAATCTTATTCACAGCAACTGAGCCACAGCCAGCAAATATCACGAAATACGTACCAATGACTTCTGCTATCAACTGCAAATAACGTACCCAACAATACTTATTTCGAAAATCGCATTCAAAGAAATTCCAGTGGATATATATGCACAGCCATATTCATTTGGTCCCCCATCAATATCGAGGATATATGGATGATATATCTAATtgaatacaaattaataaacaCGCACAAACCTTTTGCGTGATTGTTACCACTGAAGCCGATGAGCAAAAAGAGATGTCTGCTTTGGTTTTGGCTGTGGTGGAAGGCTCGACATGAACACCTTCTTCGATCTTTATGATCTCGTGTGTACGTTCTTCTTCTATTCCATGTGATTTCGTGGCCATTTTTGTGGAAAGAAAGCAATTTAGGATCTCAGCCTGAGGGGAGTGGTGAAAATTTGAAGGGTTTACAGTGAAAGCCTGCTCTGTATAGTGTATAGGTTGGCGTAATTAATGGGGTTTTACAAGATAAGGTAGTTTTGATTTGGATATACTTGAGAAAAaacgtttttatttttatttttatttttattttttatttagttggACTTGACACTTGGCACGGGAGTTTAGTGAATTTAGGATAATTCTCAAAAGCaaaatgctatttatatttaaaaaaataatttataaaaaattttacgtatcaattattgatatattaaaaattattaaattttaaattctaaatttaaaatttaaaatttgaatttaaaaacaaaattgacaaaatgaattttgtaagtaaaaattataaatatatatagtactactcttctaaaaaaaaaaaaaaattcttggatttaagataaattgataactaaaataaataaaattaatctaagAAAAACTCGGGTTCATcccaaactattttatttttggtcatacATCCAAAAGAAATTggccttgtttatttttacaaaccacattatttcatctcatttaataattataatttttttaaatttcaacataaaatataataaataatttaatttttttaaattttaaaataaaaataatattttatttaactttaacctttcatctcatttaattataatgGACTTAATTAGCTTTTAAATCCTACATGACTCCGTGCTTGTTTTCTTGATTGGGCCAAGCAAGCATGTTTGGTATGATAAATTTGGATAAGGAAAATTCCATGCAAGTGCAACATTTTTCTCAATGATTAAAGTCCATTGTTGACTTACGTAGTATGGACATGAAAGGGTCGCAAA carries:
- the LOC108988062 gene encoding probable aquaporin NIP-type; translated protein: MATKSHGIEEERTHEIIKIEEGVHVEPSTTAKTKADISFCSSASVVTITQKLIAEVIGTYFVIFAGCGSVAVNKIYGSITFPGICVTWGLIVTVMIYTVGHISGAHFNPAVTITSSIFRRFPYKQVPLYVAAQLMGSILASCTLALVLDVTPNAYFGTVPVGSNTQSLVLEIVITFLLMFVISGTGTDNRAIGELSGLAVGMTILLNVFVAGPISGASMNPARSIGPAIVKHVYKGLWVYIVGPIIGAIAGAFAYNLIRFTHKPLKDLARGGLFLRASAA